The following coding sequences lie in one Desulfuromonas sp. genomic window:
- a CDS encoding DUF479 domain-containing protein, producing MRPVPPCSASTGPISSISVWRTASSEAVKRDSRPFPPYNLSMNYLMHLHLSDPTPLVRLGNMMGDFVKGRLEKAPYHPQIIHGLRQHRSIDSFSQVSPAVNASRERIDPRFGYFRGILIDVFYDHFLARNWDRHAEGTLEEFALETYLLLEEYQHILPEKLQAVAPRMIQYNWLVSYREVEVMERALIRIGERIKRENPLAEGYGELLKHYDELEEDSARFLVEAQRHLQEKFRST from the coding sequence ATGCGGCCGGTGCCGCCTTGCTCGGCCTCGACTGGACCGATATCGAGCATATCCGTATGGCGGACGGCGTCCTCGGAAGCGGTGAAACGGGACAGCAGACCGTTTCCGCCTTATAATCTCAGTATGAACTACCTGATGCACCTCCACCTCTCCGATCCGACCCCCCTCGTCCGCCTCGGCAATATGATGGGCGATTTCGTCAAAGGACGGCTCGAAAAGGCACCCTACCATCCGCAGATCATCCACGGCCTGCGTCAGCACCGGAGCATCGATTCCTTTTCCCAGGTCAGCCCGGCGGTCAACGCCAGCCGTGAACGGATCGATCCCCGCTTTGGCTATTTCCGCGGCATTCTCATCGATGTATTCTACGATCACTTCCTTGCCCGCAACTGGGACCGGCACGCCGAGGGGACCCTCGAGGAATTCGCCTTAGAGACCTACCTCCTGCTCGAGGAATACCAACACATCCTGCCGGAAAAGCTACAAGCTGTCGCCCCACGCATGATTCAATACAACTGGCTCGTCTCCTACCGCGAGGTCGAGGTGATGGAGCGCGCCCTGATCCGCATTGGTGAGCGGATCAAGCGGGAGAATCCGCTGGCCGAGGGGTATGGTGAGTTACTGAAACATTATGACGAGCTGGAAGAAGACTCTGCCCGCTTCCTGGTCGAAGCCCAACGGCACCTGCAAGAAAAATTCAGGAGCACCTGA
- a CDS encoding aldolase yields the protein MIRQAQKFLDKLELDRTGRPGRSALLANDDRIVGTGADDLCQLGHELLERLNVVAVALVEPALPFADFLIRKAGRAESCLVPRDTETRTFLHDIPFVRHQELATQPADQLARLLGNRKGILVEGLGIIATGAVTPEQAYINVSSIFHSVFVKYLLDILGEKSLSAEEQLALADFQKNWLKPLASDIAFAPAGTLDERAHILDEICRIGRETVRLGLVDSFFGNISLRHQETIYISQTAASLDELEGCIDPVPIDNSSTCGITASSELLAHQKVYAQTGARTLLHGHPKFAVIMSMICETAECPITDCWKDCPHVRQVGTIPIVAGEVGAGGLAERIAPVIGEPGAVMVFGHGVFAIGRDGFRDALAAMIATEEWCRNEYFRRLEANG from the coding sequence ATGATCAGGCAGGCACAGAAATTCCTCGACAAGCTCGAACTGGACCGGACCGGGCGGCCGGGACGGAGCGCCCTGCTCGCCAACGACGATCGCATCGTCGGCACCGGGGCTGACGATCTCTGTCAATTGGGACACGAATTGCTCGAGCGCCTCAACGTGGTCGCCGTCGCCCTGGTCGAACCGGCCCTCCCCTTTGCCGACTTCCTGATCAGAAAAGCCGGTCGGGCCGAGTCCTGCCTGGTCCCCCGCGACACCGAAACCCGGACCTTTCTGCACGACATCCCGTTTGTCCGGCACCAGGAGTTGGCGACGCAGCCGGCCGATCAACTCGCCCGCCTGCTCGGCAACCGCAAGGGCATCCTGGTCGAGGGACTCGGCATTATCGCCACCGGCGCGGTCACCCCGGAGCAGGCCTACATCAATGTTTCCTCGATTTTTCACTCGGTGTTCGTCAAGTACCTGCTCGATATCCTCGGCGAAAAGAGTCTCTCCGCAGAGGAACAACTGGCGCTCGCCGATTTTCAGAAAAACTGGCTCAAGCCGCTTGCATCGGATATCGCGTTCGCGCCGGCAGGGACACTCGACGAACGGGCACACATTCTCGATGAGATCTGTCGAATCGGCCGCGAAACGGTGCGGCTCGGACTGGTCGACTCGTTCTTCGGCAATATCAGCCTGCGCCATCAGGAGACGATCTATATCTCCCAGACCGCCGCCTCCCTCGACGAGCTCGAAGGGTGCATCGACCCGGTTCCGATCGACAACTCGTCGACCTGCGGTATCACTGCATCGAGCGAACTGCTGGCGCACCAGAAGGTTTATGCTCAAACCGGCGCCCGGACCCTGCTGCACGGACATCCGAAATTTGCCGTCATCATGAGCATGATCTGTGAAACGGCCGAGTGCCCGATCACCGATTGCTGGAAAGATTGCCCGCATGTTCGCCAGGTCGGCACTATCCCGATTGTTGCCGGAGAAGTCGGCGCCGGCGGCCTGGCTGAACGCATCGCCCCGGTGATCGGCGAGCCCGGAGCGGTCATGGTTTTCGGACATGGTGTTTTTGCAATCGGCCGGGATGGCTTCAGGGACGCCCTGGCCGCCATGATTGCCACCGAAGAATGGTGCCGGAATGAATATTTCCGGCGGCTCGAAGCTAACGGTTGA
- a CDS encoding aldehyde:ferredoxin oxidoreductase — protein MSVSGKQPFGWQGQALHVNLSTGTIHSQPIPGEWLSNYLGGRGLGVRMMRDYYRLDPFDPDMPLIFAVGPLCGTAAPTAARLAVVSRSPLTNTIYDCSAGGRFAYRLKQAGYDALVVTGTSSRPVALNITADGARLDDATLLWGEPVSATVRAFANASSVAAIGPAGENGVLYASIMMSEGNAVGRGGLGAVMGHKKLKAITVKGDRKTRVADPDRLRLAQQDIMRLFRASPVIFGELGIAEYGTPALVDLMAQRRMAPTDNFRKTLFANSSNYSGPAIRKHFAARKDGCYACPIQCKKSTPQGEHLPEYETVSHFGALNRIDDLHTIVKANTLCNEMGLDTITAAATLAAWGEIRGEFPTATELGELLAAIAHRNGDGDLLALGSRRMAQQLGHPEVAMAVKSLELPAYDPRGAYGMALAYCTSNRGGCHLRAYPISHEILRKPVATDRFSFAGKARIIKIAEDSNAVIDSLVACKFSFFGASLEEYAEALSAVTGHDYSPQELKRIGERIYLTERFYNIENGFADTDDILPERFFTEEGSSGDGISINPIDRTRFLEERRKYYRIRGLDDHGRFTDSDFLGQQP, from the coding sequence ATGAGCGTTTCTGGAAAACAACCGTTCGGCTGGCAAGGCCAGGCCCTGCACGTCAACCTGAGTACCGGTACTATCCATTCGCAACCGATCCCCGGAGAATGGCTGTCGAATTATCTCGGCGGCCGCGGCCTCGGGGTCAGGATGATGCGCGATTACTACCGCCTTGACCCATTCGATCCCGACATGCCGCTGATCTTCGCCGTCGGTCCGCTGTGCGGCACCGCCGCCCCGACCGCGGCCCGGCTTGCCGTGGTGAGCCGGTCGCCCCTGACCAACACAATTTATGACTGCTCGGCCGGCGGCCGTTTCGCCTACCGGCTCAAGCAGGCCGGTTACGATGCCCTGGTTGTGACCGGGACAAGCAGCCGGCCGGTCGCCCTCAATATCACCGCAGACGGCGCCCGGCTCGACGACGCGACACTGCTCTGGGGAGAACCGGTTTCGGCGACCGTGCGCGCCTTCGCCAACGCCAGCAGCGTCGCCGCGATCGGTCCGGCCGGAGAGAATGGCGTGCTCTACGCCTCGATCATGATGAGCGAAGGGAACGCCGTCGGTCGCGGCGGCCTCGGCGCCGTAATGGGCCATAAAAAACTCAAGGCGATCACCGTCAAAGGTGATCGAAAGACCCGGGTCGCCGACCCGGATCGACTGCGCCTGGCGCAGCAGGATATTATGCGCCTGTTCCGGGCGTCGCCGGTCATTTTCGGCGAGCTCGGCATTGCCGAATACGGCACCCCGGCCCTGGTCGATTTGATGGCGCAGCGGCGCATGGCGCCGACCGACAATTTTCGGAAGACGCTGTTCGCGAATTCATCGAACTACTCCGGACCGGCGATCCGCAAACACTTCGCGGCCAGGAAAGACGGCTGCTACGCCTGCCCGATCCAGTGCAAGAAAAGCACGCCGCAAGGCGAACACCTGCCGGAGTATGAAACCGTCTCCCACTTCGGGGCGCTGAACCGGATCGACGATCTGCACACCATCGTCAAGGCGAACACCCTCTGCAACGAAATGGGCCTCGACACCATCACCGCCGCCGCGACCCTTGCCGCCTGGGGTGAAATCAGGGGCGAATTCCCGACCGCGACCGAGCTCGGGGAGCTGCTCGCGGCGATTGCCCACCGCAACGGCGATGGCGACCTGCTCGCCCTCGGTTCGCGGCGAATGGCGCAACAGCTCGGCCATCCGGAGGTCGCGATGGCGGTCAAATCGCTTGAGCTGCCGGCCTACGACCCGCGCGGCGCTTACGGCATGGCCCTCGCCTACTGCACCAGCAACCGGGGTGGCTGTCATCTCCGCGCCTACCCGATCTCGCACGAAATTCTGCGCAAACCGGTCGCAACCGATCGCTTCTCGTTCGCCGGCAAAGCCCGGATAATCAAGATCGCCGAGGACAGCAACGCCGTTATCGACTCACTGGTCGCCTGCAAATTCTCGTTTTTCGGAGCATCACTCGAAGAGTACGCCGAAGCTCTGTCAGCAGTCACCGGCCATGATTACTCACCGCAGGAACTCAAGCGGATCGGTGAACGGATCTACCTGACCGAACGGTTTTATAATATCGAAAACGGCTTCGCCGATACTGATGATATCCTGCCGGAGCGTTTCTTCACGGAGGAGGGAAGCAGCGGTGACGGCATCTCCATCAACCCGATTGATCGAACCCGCTTCCTCGAGGAGCGCCGGAAATACTACCGGATCAGAGGCCTCGACGATCACGGCCGGTTTACCGACTCCGACTTCCTCGGGCAGCAACCATGA
- a CDS encoding peptidase M23: MNHDFNPPRGSNLRNKRKRRSLLPLYMVAFAIIAISVPFIFTNITPNTEAHTEAPPKEIVPEIRREFIEGAVSQGDSISVLLDEYLTLQEIDDLNRKSRSVFPLSRICTGQPYKICLTEGEFERFEYDINSDEQLIIIRGTDNFDVSRQPIDYMIKTDLVRGTIETSLFDAVTSTDEAPELAMNLADIFAWDIDFILDIRKGDSFQALVEKRFRDGEPAGYGRILAAEFNNRGETFRAFYYRDGESRAGYYDENGESVRKMFLKAPLSFSRISSGFTMRRYHPITKTWKAHPAIDYAAPTGTPIKAVGDGTIVKIAKDRNNGRHIKLRHNGTYQTLYLHMNSFARGMKKGKRVSQGQVIGYVGSTGLATGPHLCFRMYKHGRPVNPSRVKAKSAKPVSEANLTAFKSTIEPLLARFESRTMVARSDHQSGETIEQQ; this comes from the coding sequence ATGAATCATGATTTCAATCCCCCCAGGGGATCCAACCTGCGCAACAAGCGCAAGCGACGTTCACTGCTGCCGCTCTACATGGTGGCGTTCGCTATCATTGCCATCTCCGTCCCCTTCATCTTCACCAATATCACACCCAACACCGAGGCCCACACCGAGGCACCGCCGAAAGAGATCGTCCCGGAAATCCGTCGGGAATTTATTGAAGGTGCGGTCAGCCAGGGCGATTCGATCAGCGTCCTCCTCGACGAATACCTGACCCTGCAGGAGATTGACGACCTCAACCGGAAGAGCCGTTCGGTCTTCCCGCTCTCCAGAATCTGCACCGGGCAGCCCTACAAGATCTGCCTGACCGAAGGCGAATTCGAACGCTTCGAATATGACATCAACAGCGACGAGCAGCTGATCATTATCCGCGGAACCGACAATTTCGATGTTTCGCGCCAGCCGATCGACTACATGATCAAAACCGATCTCGTTCGCGGCACGATCGAAACCTCGCTCTTCGATGCCGTCACGTCGACCGACGAGGCACCCGAGCTGGCGATGAACCTCGCCGATATCTTTGCCTGGGACATCGACTTCATTCTCGACATCCGCAAGGGCGACTCCTTCCAAGCGCTGGTTGAAAAACGTTTCCGCGATGGCGAACCGGCCGGTTATGGCCGCATCCTCGCCGCCGAATTCAATAACCGTGGCGAGACCTTCCGCGCCTTCTATTACAGGGATGGCGAAAGCCGTGCCGGCTACTACGATGAGAATGGCGAAAGCGTCCGCAAGATGTTCCTGAAAGCGCCGCTCTCTTTCTCGAGGATCTCATCCGGTTTCACCATGCGCCGCTACCACCCGATCACCAAGACCTGGAAGGCACACCCGGCGATCGATTATGCCGCCCCGACCGGCACCCCGATCAAGGCCGTCGGCGACGGCACCATTGTCAAGATCGCCAAGGACCGCAACAACGGTCGTCATATCAAGCTCCGTCACAACGGCACCTACCAGACCCTCTACCTGCACATGAACAGCTTTGCCCGGGGCATGAAGAAGGGCAAGCGGGTCTCCCAGGGGCAGGTTATCGGTTATGTCGGCAGCACCGGACTGGCCACCGGACCACACCTCTGCTTCCGGATGTACAAGCATGGCCGACCGGTCAATCCATCGCGGGTCAAGGCCAAATCGGCCAAGCCGGTCTCCGAGGCAAACCTGACCGCCTTCAAATCGACGATCGAGCCATTGCTCGCCCGGTTCGAGTCGCGAACCATGGTCGCCCGTAGTGATCATCAGTCCGGCGAAACGATCGAGCAGCAGTAA
- a CDS encoding peptidase M20 yields the protein MVNRERITEEFMRQAAISSPSLKESAMAQYLEKRFAGMGAEVVYDVAAGRVGGEVSNLIARFPGSRDGEPFLFSVHMDTVVPCDHVEPVLVDGVVRTAGETVLGADDKAGIAELIEALEVVREQGIEHAPLEVVVTIGEEIGLVGAKHLDYSLVRSKRGIALDTPGVDWIVRRAPGANRFEVTVYGQAAQAGVAPEKGVSAIEVAARAVARMRLGRIDFETTANIGTINGGLATNIVAEKVILSGEARSHDAEKLADQTAHMLACFEEAADEMVREIDGTVVRASIKSEVRPDFPRMAVAADAAIVDLANRAAANIGREMRDRLGGGGSDANIFNENGIEMVIIGTGMQNVHSTDEEVAVADLMAVAEFLVEVIREA from the coding sequence ATGGTCAACCGTGAAAGAATCACCGAAGAATTTATGCGCCAGGCGGCAATTTCAAGTCCGTCTCTAAAAGAGAGCGCGATGGCACAATACCTGGAAAAACGTTTTGCCGGGATGGGGGCCGAGGTCGTTTACGATGTCGCCGCCGGCCGGGTCGGCGGTGAAGTCAGCAACCTGATCGCGCGCTTTCCGGGAAGCCGGGATGGTGAGCCGTTCCTGTTCTCCGTACACATGGACACAGTCGTACCGTGTGATCATGTCGAGCCGGTTCTGGTCGATGGTGTCGTGCGTACGGCCGGCGAAACGGTTCTCGGGGCGGATGACAAGGCCGGGATCGCCGAGTTGATCGAAGCGCTCGAGGTGGTGCGGGAGCAGGGCATTGAGCATGCTCCGCTCGAGGTCGTGGTGACCATTGGCGAAGAGATCGGCCTGGTCGGCGCCAAACATCTCGATTATTCACTGGTCCGCTCAAAGCGGGGTATCGCGCTCGATACGCCGGGTGTCGACTGGATTGTCCGCCGGGCACCGGGCGCCAACCGGTTCGAGGTCACGGTTTACGGTCAGGCGGCCCAAGCCGGTGTTGCCCCGGAGAAAGGGGTGTCGGCGATCGAGGTCGCGGCCCGGGCCGTCGCCAGGATGCGTCTCGGCCGCATCGATTTTGAAACGACCGCCAACATCGGCACGATCAATGGCGGTCTGGCGACAAATATCGTTGCCGAAAAGGTGATCCTGAGCGGCGAAGCGCGCAGCCATGATGCCGAAAAACTGGCGGACCAGACGGCCCACATGCTCGCCTGCTTTGAAGAGGCGGCCGACGAGATGGTGCGCGAAATTGATGGTACGGTGGTCCGGGCCAGCATCAAAAGTGAGGTCCGGCCCGACTTCCCCCGAATGGCGGTCGCCGCCGATGCCGCGATTGTTGACCTGGCCAACCGGGCCGCAGCCAATATCGGTCGGGAGATGCGGGACCGCCTCGGCGGTGGCGGCAGCGACGCCAATATCTTCAATGAAAACGGCATCGAGATGGTCATCATCGGGACCGGCATGCAGAACGTCCATTCAACCGATGAAGAGGTCGCGGTCGCCGACCTGATGGCGGTGGCGGAGTTCCTGGTTGAAGTGATCCGTGAGGCTTGA